The following nucleotide sequence is from Streptomyces brevispora.
TAACCATTACGGACTCCGTGCTCAAACCCCGTCCGAAACGCGAGAAAGCTCCGGCCGGGGACGGCGGCCGGAGCTTTCGTGCAGCTGCGCGCGCCGGGGCGCGCGCCGGGTCAGACCCGCATGGGCTGCGGCGACTCGCGCCGCTCCGCGTCCGGGCCCGGGTACTCACGGATGATCTCGTACCGGGTGTTGCGCTCGACGGGCCGGAAGCCCGCGTCACGGATCAGTTCCAGCAGATCGTCACGGCCGAGCTTGTTCGGCGTGCCGTAGTTGTCCGCGTCGTGCGTGATCTTGTACTCGACGACCGAGCCGTCCATGTCGTCCGCGCCGTGCTGGAGCGCGAGCTGGGCGGTCTGCACACCGTGCATCACCCAGAACACCTTGACGTGCGGGACGTTGTCGAAGAGCAGCCTGGAGACCGCGAAGGTCTTCAGCGCCTCCGCGCCGGTCGCCATCGTCGTCCGCGCCTGGAGCTTGTTGCGGATCTTGCCGTCCTTCATGTCCACGAAGTCGTGCTGGTAGCGCAGCGGGATGAAGACCTGGAAGCCGCCGGTCTCGTCCTGGAGCTCACGCAGCCGCAGCACGTGGTCGACGCGGTGACGGGGCTCCTCGATGTGCCCGTACAGCATCGTCGCCGGGGTCTTGAGACCCTTCTCGTGCGCGAGCCGGTGGATCCGCGACCAGTCCTCCCAGTGGGTGGCGTGGTCGACGATGTGCTGACGGACCTCCCAGTCGAAGATCTCCGCACCGCCACCGGTCAGCGACTCCAGACCGGCCTCGATGAGCTCGTCGAGGATCTCGGAGGCGGACAGCCCCGAGAT
It contains:
- the mqnE gene encoding aminofutalosine synthase MqnE translates to MDAGLKRELEQKVRAGERLTREDGIALYESDDLAWLGGLAHEVRTRKNGDVVHFNVNRHLNMTNVCTASCAYCSFQRKPGEKDAYTMRIEEAVRLAKAMEGESLTELHIVNGLHPTLPWRYYPRSLSALKEALPEVSLKAFTATEIHHFETISGLSASEILDELIEAGLESLTGGGAEIFDWEVRQHIVDHATHWEDWSRIHRLAHEKGLKTPATMLYGHIEEPRHRVDHVLRLRELQDETGGFQVFIPLRYQHDFVDMKDGKIRNKLQARTTMATGAEALKTFAVSRLLFDNVPHVKVFWVMHGVQTAQLALQHGADDMDGSVVEYKITHDADNYGTPNKLGRDDLLELIRDAGFRPVERNTRYEIIREYPGPDAERRESPQPMRV